A genomic region of Papaver somniferum cultivar HN1 chromosome 7, ASM357369v1, whole genome shotgun sequence contains the following coding sequences:
- the LOC113292780 gene encoding gibberellin-regulated protein 5-like yields the protein MATRMVKFVGLLLLSLFAISMIESAQVSAGTTPYYGSGSVSPNQCNARCSTRCSKTKHHFPFCMESCMPCCRNCGCVPPGFSGNKPMCPCYNSMKTHRGTPKCP from the exons ATGGCAACCCGCATGGTGAAGTTCGTTGGTCTCTTGCTTTTGTCACTCTTTGCCATCTCCATGATCGAATCCGCTCAG GTTTCAGCAGGC ACGACTCCTTATTATGGATCAGGAAGCGTGAGTCCGAATC AGTGCAATGCGAGATGCTCAACGAGATGCAGTAAGACAAAGCACCATTTCCCATTTTGCATGGAATCTTGCATGCCTTGCTGCAGGAACTGTGGATGTGTTCCCCCAGGTTTTTCTGGCAACAAACCTATGTGCCCTTGTTACAACAGCATGAAGACCCATCGAGGAACCCCAAAATGCCCATGA
- the LOC113296967 gene encoding uncharacterized protein LOC113296967: protein MGGGDYHKSKRRKSKKKYSEDTSTSDESSESSSAMSSDSEDSQERRRSRRRHREDKHKKRSGREKERGDKYRRKSKHRKDDKRKEEKRRKKRVSDNEEDSSSSGEDLPISPKNPEVILGDMLTEFPNMLGDLKQLLQMIDDGQAVDTRGIPDKTLMKILRKLFLSLNLKENDTGVFFLPPKICPTLEVLGPFISSHLSLKGEEVMPSELPGQQATDDAKESQAAELSPKDESTGPRRRVMGPEMPSAELLAAAARLTEAEAELRNAETEADDDGLFVGPPPPALVAEAASANEAERFEEVTRIMGAKVDSAYDVLGVNHNMSDVNIKKRYWKISLMVHPDKCTHPQANEAFIRLNKAFKDLQDPVKRKAADDKIKEEEEKEKFKAELKVLREAAQWRKLQGISLAGDDELLEEVKLPPKRDDWMTTLPPERKAPTAATMQSTTSFSRNAREGRGDTSAWTDTPSGKAQKAKMNYLEAYDQATALAANEDKKRTTPDAELVDLYNQAKRSKSLVQKHQEEATGSRLKKKSKERPKKGEWEGQHPWKPWDRETDLTAGRQKVNLDGKNMTEGLTSRFSSGTVQRNFL, encoded by the exons ATGGGCGGAGGTGATTATCATAAAAGTAAGAGGCGGAAAAGTAAAAAGAAGTATTCAGAAGATACAAGTACCTCTGATGAATCCTCTGAATCATCATCAGCTATGAGTTCTGATAGTGAAGATAGTCAGGAAAGGAGGAGATCCAGACGTAGACATAGAGAAGACAAGCATAAGAAGAGGTCtggaagagagaaagaaagaggcGATAAGTATAGAAGAAAAAGCAAACATAGAAAAGATGAcaagaggaaagaagagaaaCGGAGGAAAAAAAGGGTTAGTGATAATGAGGAGGACTCTAGTTCATCAGGTGAGGATTTGCCAATATCTCCCAAGAACCCAGAGGTCATCCTTGGCGACATGTTGACTGAATTCCCAAATATGCTTGGTGATCTGAAACAG CTTTTGCAAATGATTGATGATGGACAAGCTGTTGATACAAGGGGAATACCTGATAAGACTTTGATGAAAATTTTGAGGAAGTTGTTTTTAAGTTTGAATCTTAAAGAAAATGATACTGGTGTTTTCTTCCTGCCTCCGAAGATTTGTCCCACTTTAGAAGTTCTTGGGCCATTTATTTCTTCACATCTAAGTCTTAAAGGCGAAGAAGTTATGCCTTCTGAATTACCTGGTCAACAGGCAACTGATGACGCTAAAGAATCTCAAGCGGCAGAGTTATCTCCCAAGGATGAGTCTACTGGTCCAAGGAGAAG AGTGATGGGTCCTGAAATGCCATCTGCGGAGCTATTAGCTGCTGCAGCCAGACTAACAGAAGCTGAAGCTGAGCTGAG GAATGCTGAGACTGAAGCTGATGATGATGGTTTATTTGTAGGTCCTCCGCCACCTGCCTTGGTTGCTGAAGCTGCATCAGCAAATGAGGCTGAACGCTTTGAAGAG GTCACAAGAATCATGGGAGCTAAAGTTGATTCTGCATATGATGTTCTCGGAGTGAACCATAATATGTCCGATGTTAACATTAAGAAAAG GTATTGGAAGATTTCTCTTATGGTACATCCTGACAAATGTACTCATCCTCAGGCCAATGAGGCATTCATCAGGCTaaataaagcttttaaagatTTACAGGATCCAGTGAAG CGGAAAGCAGCTGATGATAAAATTAAGGAGGAAGAGGAGAAGGAGAAGTTTAAG GCTGAGTTAAAAGTATTGCGCGAGGCTGCACAATGGAGAAAGTTGCAAG GTATATCTCTTGCCGGTGATGATGAGCTtctggaagaagtaaaattgCCACCAAAAAGAGATGACTGGATGACTACTCTTCCTCCTGAAAGGAAA GCACCTACAGCTGCAACTATGCAGTCAACAACATCTTTTAGTAGGAATGCTAGAGAAGGACGTGGTGATACTAGCGCTTGGACAGATACTCCTTCGGGCAAGGCCCAGAAAGCAAAAATGAA TTATTTAGAGGCTTATGATCAGGCTACTGCACTTGCTGCCAATGAGGACAAGAAGCGAACAACTCCAGATGCTGAATTAGTCGATCTTTATAACCAAGCCAAACGTTCAAAATCGTTGGTGCAGAAGCACCAGGAAGAGGCTACTGGCAGTCGTTTGAAAAAGAAATCGAAAGAGCGGCCAAAAAAAGGAGAATGGGAAGGACAACACCCTTGGAAGCCTTGGGATCGAGAAACAGACTTGACAGCAGGACGACAGAAAGTGAACTTGGACGGGAAGAACATGACAGAGGGATTGACTTCCCGGTTTTCTTCAGGAACCGTGCAAAGAAACTTTTTGTAG
- the LOC113296968 gene encoding gibberellin-regulated protein 2-like, producing the protein MATTLKMMTLFTVFCFLFIVELQVNSEGFRPAEALKMNCPPACAYRCSKSSRHKMCIRACNTCCQRCNCVPPGTSGNADVCPCYANMTTHGGRLKCP; encoded by the exons ATGGCCACTACTCTCAAGATGATGACGCTATTCACCGTCTTTTGCTTTCTCTTCATCGTCGAG CTCCAAGTCAACAGTGAAGGATTCCGTCCGGCGGAAGCGCTAAAAATGA ATTGCCCGCCAGCCTGTGCGTACCGTTGTAGCAAATCATCACGACATAAGATGTGCATCAGAGCCTGCAACACATGTTGTCAGAGGTGCAACTGTGTTCCACCCGGAACTTCAGGCAACGCTGATGTCTGCCCTTGCTATGCCAATATGACTACACATGGTGGTAGGCTTAAATGTCCTTGA